The region GCCGGGTCGCCGTGATCCCAAACGGGGCGGACCTCGACCTCTTTCGCCCGGACGTCGACTGCGGGGACCTGAGGCGCGAGCTTGAGATCGAGGACGCCTTCATGGTGGTTCACACCGGGGCGATGGGAGTCGTCAACGGCCTCGAATTCATGATCCCTGTCTGCGAGCGGCTGGCGGCTCTCGATCCCCGCGTCGTCGTCTTCCTGGTCGGAGAGGGATCCCAAAGGCCGAGGCTCGAATCGCTCGCCCGCGACAGGGGGTTGGCGAATCTCCGGTTCTTCGGGCCTTTGCCGAAGACAGCGATCCGCCGATGGCTCGCGGCCGCCGATCTCGGGCTCATGCTGATCCGACGGATCCCGATTCTCGAGATGAACTCCGCCAACAAGTTCTTCGACTACGCAGCCGCAGGTCTCCCCTGCCTGATGAACTACGGGGGATGGAAAGCCGAATTGCTGCGCCGCTATGACGCCGGAGAGGCCGTGGAGACGGACGATCCCGGGCGGTTCGCCTCGGCGATCTGCGGCCTATCGGCCGACCCGGAGCGGCTCCGGAGGATGGGCGAGAAGGCGAGGCGGATGGCCGAGGAGGAGTTCGACCGCGACCGGCAGTACCAGGCCTTTCTGGAGGTCGTCCGGGCGGCCGCGGGGCCGCCCGCGGGGTCAGCGGACGGCCGCTGACCCCACGGCGAGGCCGGCCATCGCGATCTCGACCCTGCAGGGGCCGATCGCATCGAAG is a window of Candidatus Eisenbacteria bacterium DNA encoding:
- a CDS encoding glycosyltransferase family 4 protein gives rise to the protein MRRGQDALHASRAFLASAADGRSAAGDRIVPMEGGSPMRIAVLYQYFKTREGFGSTRSFEFVRRLRADGHEVLVITSTARLSGFAGRPRWGVLEGEADGIPIWAVPSAYSNRMRFGRRVFEFLRFAVVSSMAVLRAPRPDLIYASSTPLTVAIPALAGRILRRLPLLFEVRDLWPEVPIGMGILRNRIAIVLARGLARAAYRRSARVIALSPGMRDGILRYGIEPGRVAVIPNGADLDLFRPDVDCGDLRRELEIEDAFMVVHTGAMGVVNGLEFMIPVCERLAALDPRVVVFLVGEGSQRPRLESLARDRGLANLRFFGPLPKTAIRRWLAAADLGLMLIRRIPILEMNSANKFFDYAAAGLPCLMNYGGWKAELLRRYDAGEAVETDDPGRFASAICGLSADPERLRRMGEKARRMAEEEFDRDRQYQAFLEVVRAAAGPPAGSADGR